One region of Trichoderma breve strain T069 chromosome 7 map unlocalized scaffold00007, whole genome shotgun sequence genomic DNA includes:
- a CDS encoding major facilitator superfamily domain-containing protein, translated as MDPTSIRIVSSSTRPPSVHSLRSALKTLDLPSMPPTVPLPPLPTSPSSCKSRTATFTIGSPRPTTGSTKKNSFTSLTFRPHKPIKYGTGKFSHVELVPQPSDDPQDPLNWPQWKKELNLASLLFMASLIGAMKTALVAVNDVVATRYQVSYTWVAALTAAPLMVSAIAGFVSSMAAKLVGKRPVYLVSSAFVFAGCIWNMTADSSYGSCMGARVMQGLGWGAFDTLLMETIQDTFYEHERNIRVSLYTILTVTMTWASPLLGGVISYRVGSFVTQYRILSALFAVAIPMLALMAPETAFNRSKAAIATTPVLSFTFPWEPQQTHIELSRDSAIDYVKEMKPWSFTGENILLNSIQSPRALAAPTTSLVFLVTALPHCMLWGFVASLSLLLSPSPFNLHPSIIGTLLTGPWLLAIVIIAGICYYRSANQSFTRCVSSLTIAGGALLALIGLISFGLNTGSFISPSSSSNETPTTFLTPEAAHELNLPLLSLQLGLLAAGASTLEATARPLLARSASFTASSMATAQRSVGDMHSWVIILRNLLAGAFVLTVPHVIPKAGGLKALVIGLGTVQVGITIFVLMLWHFYEKSVWRMDGKVMGLVNLRMPHPEESFFDTD; from the exons ATGGATCCCACGAGTATCAGAATCGTGAGCAGCTCAACACGCCCACCATCCGTCCACTCGCTCAGGTCCGCTCTCAAAACGCTCGACTTGCCATCCATGCCTCCTACTGTGCCTTTACCGCCTCTCCCGACGTCCCCTTCGTCATGCAAATCACGGACAGCAACGTTTACCATTGGATCTCCCAGACCGACCACTGGATCGACTAAAAAGAACTCATTTACCTCACTAACATTCCGTCCGCACAAGCCGATCAAATACGGAACCGGAAAATTTTCTCATGTTGAATTGGTACCACAACCAAGTGATGATCCACAAGATCCTCTG AATTGGCCtcaatggaagaaggaattgAATTTGGCATCCCTACTCTTCATGGCCAGCCTGATAGGCGCAATGAAGACAGCCCTCGTTGCTGTCAATGATGTTGTCGCTACTCGATATCAGGTCTCCTACACCTGGGTTGCCGCTTTGACGGCTGCGCCCTTGATGGTTTCGGCCATAGCCGGCTTTGTTAGCTCAATGGCAGCGAAGCTGGTAGGAAAGCGACCAGTCTATCTCGTCTCATCagcctttgtctttgccgGCTGCATCTGGAATATGACAGCAGACTCTAGCTACGGCTCATGTATGGGCGCTCGAGTCATGCAAGGACTCGGCTGGGGTGCTTTTGACACTCTGCTCATGGAGACTATACAGGATACCTTTTAT GAACATGAAAGAAACATTCGCGTGTCTCTGTATACGATCCTCACCGTCACAATGACTTGGGCATCGCCACTCCTGGGCGGCGTCATCTCCTATCGCGTTGGATCTTTCGTTACCCAGTACCGCATACTCAGCGCACTTTTCGCTGTTGCTATTCCCATGCTGGCTCTGATGGCCCCCGAGACTGCCTTTAACCGCTCCAAAGCTGCTATTGCAACGACTCCAGTACTCAGCTTCACATTTCCGTGGGAACCCCAGCAAACTCATATCGAGCTCAGCAGAGACTCTGCTATCGACTACGTCAAAGAGATGAAGCCGTGGTCATTTACAGGAGAAAATATTCTGCTGAACTCGATTCAATCCCCACgagctcttgctgctcctACTACCTCACTCGTCTTCCTTGTCACAGCACTGCCTCATTGTATGCTATGGGGCTTCGTTGCTTCCTTGTCTCTTTTactctcgccatcaccgtTTAATCTTCATCCGAGCATCATCGGAACTCTCTTGACAGGTCCCTGGCTACTCGCAATCGTAATTATTGCTGGCATCTGCTATTATCGCTCAGCAAACCAGAGCTTCACGCGATGCGTTAGCAGCCTCACAATTGCCGGCGGTGCGCTCCTGGCTCTTATTGGTCTCATTTCCTTTGGTTTAAATACCGGAAGTTTCATttcaccatcctcatcatccaacGAGACGCCCACAACCTTTCTCACTCCCGAAGCAGCACATGAACTCAATCTCCCCCTCCTATCCCTACAACTCGGACTGCTTGCAGCCGGCGCTTCCACTTTAGAAGCTACCGCACGCCCCCTTCTCGCTCGATCAGCATCCTTCACCGCGTCAAGCATGGCCACAGCACAGCGAAGCGTAGGCGATATGCACTCATGGGTGATCATCCTACGAAACCTTTTAGCCGGTGCCTTCGTCCTCACCGTGCCCCATGTCATACCCAAAGCAGGCGGTCTCAAGGCTCTCGTAATAGGCCTGGGAACGGTACAAGTTGGCATCACAATCTTCGTCCTCATGCTATGGCACTTTTACGAAAAGAGTGTGTGGAGGATGGATGGCAAAGTCATGGGGCTTGTCAATTTGCGAATGCCGCATCCAGAGGAGAGCTTCTTTGATACCGATTGA
- a CDS encoding 7 transmembrane receptor (Secretin family) domain-containing protein, with protein MAANLTIDAIAVDDEQLTLHQIHTLVIVERIGGCLSLVSVMLIFLAYWLVRRVRNVQNTFIVFASISNVGASIASIIAFAGVNAGQKSALCQAQSFMFEMFMQSDPWWSLAMAINVFLVFYFHTNPDSFRKRWWIYCLICYGGPFVIALTLLLLRSPRGRVYGGATIWCWVDKEWDFIRIYTYYMLIWICIVGSLLCYFLVGWHVFRMRNRLRSFSTSKNREKDKDVEPGQADTAQSGCYGTVTTEVQVTHTPANTLPPEPQPAFIQQNNRQVSFDNSTTEIQPTGENQYYSSVTTSPPQEAPPKPSLLHRSVTAIRAVTGKFHISDPVKRAYLRTSFLFALSVLATWIPSSLNRIHGWLDGGSPYPFHLATAAVLPLQGLWNGIIFFVTSWHPIKAWAREKLKGGAAKVERRNTDDLAMNERMTAPLGRCESFIDDGDSATIGSDVELRRVANLGAKTSHSL; from the exons ATGGCTGCCAATTTAACCATAGATGCCATCGCGGTCGATGATGAGCAGTTGACTCTCCACCAAATCCACACGCTCGTCATTGTCGAGCGAATCGGCGGCTGCCTCAGCTTGGTCTCTGTTATGCTCATTTTCCTCGCCTACTGGCTGGTGCGCCGAGTCCGCAACGTGCAAAACACCTTCATCGTCTTTGCCAGCATATCGAATGTTGGAGCCAGTATTGCAAGCATCATTGCCTTTGCCGGCGTAAATGCTGGTCAAAAGAGTGCCTTGTGCCAAGCCCAGAGCTTCATGTTCGAAAT GTTCATGCAGTCTGACCCTTGGTGGTCCTtagccatggccatcaacgtctttctcgtcttctaCTTCCACACAAACCCCGACTCGTTTCGCAAGCGCTGGTGGATTTACTGCTTGATCTGCTATGGAGGGCCTTTCGTCATTGCCCtgactctcctcctccttcgaAGCCCGCGTGGCCGTGTCTACGGCGGAGCTACA ATCTGGTGTTGGGTCGACAAGGAGTGGGACTTTATTCGAATCTACACGTACTACATGCTAATCTGGATATGCATCGTTGGCTCTCTCCTCTGTTACTTCTTGGTTGGATGGCACGTCTTTCGCATGAGAAACCGACTTCGAAGCTTTTCCACGTCAAAGAACAgggaaaaggacaaagacGTGGAGCCG GGCCAAGCAGACACAGCACAGAGTGGCTGTTACGGTACCGTCACAACCGAAGTTCAAGTCACGCATACTCCCGCCAACACTTTACCCCCGGAGCCTCAGCCCGCCTTTATCCAACAAAACAACCGGCAGGTTTCGTTCGACAACTCAACAACCGAAATCCAGCCCACTGGCGAAAATCAGTACTACTCCTCTGTTACGACCTCGCCGCCTCAAGAGGCTCCTCCTAAGCCTTCCCTGCTACATCGTTCTGTGACTGCTATCAGAGCCGTCACTGGCAAGTTCCACATCAGCGATCCTGTCAAGAGAGCATATTTGAGGACGAGCTTCTTGTTCGCGCTAAGCGTGCTGGCCACCTGGATCCCCAGCAGCTTGAATCGCATCCACGGCTGGCTTGACGGAGGATCGCCCTACCCGTTCCACCTCGCAACAGCGGCGGTCTTGCCCCTGCAAGGATTGTGGAATGGAATTATCTTCTTCGTCACTAGCTGGCACCCCATAAAGGCGTGGGCGcgcgagaagctcaaaggCGGCGCCGCGAAAGTTGAGCGTCGCAATACAGACGACCTTGCCATGAACGAGCGAATGACTGCTCCGCTAGGTCGATGCGAATCTTTTATAGATGACGGAGATTCCGCGACCATCGGAAGCGATGTGGAACTGAGACGCGTGGCCAACTTAGGGGCCAAGACCTCCCACTCTTTATAA
- a CDS encoding major facilitator superfamily domain-containing protein: MSDTEKVPVADNISNSEVEQIAIEHDQIIDPDAGLSDEARAANERRLLRKLDLVLIPWLTLLYLMCFLDRTNIGNAKVANLTKDIPMSTSQYNASLTIFFISYAIFEALANFLLKRSRPSIFIPVIIIVWGACMLGMGFVKNWSGLMAARWFLGAAEAGLFPGVNYYLSCWYKRNEFGVRAAIFFSAAALAGSFGGLLAAAIEKLDGKRGIAGWAWIFIIEGALTILVGVLSFFFVHDFPDEAKFLSPEDRMRVLWRLKQDKQSSAEHESFKMEYFWAAIKDWKTYAGMLIYMGPLMPLYSFSLFLPSIIQNMSFTTKTAVIKNQLLSVPPYAVAAVATVAAGLWSDKIKKRAIFNICISLVGIAGFIMLMASTNPGVQYAGTFLGALGIYPCIPITIAWVANNVEGVYKRGIVLGFVIGWGNINGVVSSNIYFHAPRYLEGHATIVGYMFIGVFCGSILMATLLSRENKRRLNGERNHWIEGKTQKEIEALGDMRPDFMYTL, encoded by the exons ATGAGCGACACGGAAAAGGTGCCGGTCGCAGACAACATCTCGAATTCCGAGGTCGAGCAGATTGCCATCGAGCATGATCAGATCATAGACCCGGATGCGGGCTTGTCTGATGAGGCGAGGGCGGCAAAT GAACGGCGATTGCTACGAAAGCTAGACTTGGTTCTCATACCATGG CTCACTCTTCTGTATCTCATGTGCTTCCTCGATCGCACAAACATCGGCAACGCCAAGGTGGCCAACCTCACCAAGGACATTCCCATGTCGACGTCTCAGTACAATGCGTCTCtcacaatcttcttcatctcctaTGCCATTTTTGAGGCTCTGGCCAATTTCTTGCTCAAGAGATCTCGCCCCTCCATCTTTATTCCCGTCATCAT CATCGTTTGGGGCGCCTGCATGCTTGGAATGGGCTTTGTCAAGAACTGGTCTGGCCTCATGGCCGCGCGATGGTTCCTCGGTGCCGCCGAGGCCGGCTTGTTCCCCGGTGTCAACTACTACCTCTCATGCTGGTATAAGCGAAACGAATTCGGTGTCCGCgctgccatcttcttctccgccgcCGCGTTGGCCGGATCCTTTGGTGGTCTCCTTGCGGCTgccattgagaagctggacgGCAAGCGAGGTATCGCTGGATGGGCCTggatcttcatcatcgaggGTGCATTGACCATTCTCGTCGGCgtcctctccttcttcttcgtgcACGACTTCCCCGATGAGGCCAAGTTTTTGTCTCCGGAGGATCGCATGCGTGTGCTGTGGCGTCTTAAGCAGGACAAGCAGAGCTCTGCTGAACACGAATCCTTCAAGATGGAGTACTTCTGggctgccatcaaggacTGGAAGACGTACGCCGGCATGCTCATCTACATGGGACCTCTTATGCCCCTGTACTCTTTCAGTCTGTTTTTACCTTCCATCATCCAGAACATGagcttcaccaccaagaCTGCAGTCATCAAGAACCAGCTGCTCAGCGTGCCGCCCTATGCCGTGGCTGCCGTTGCCACTGTTGCGGCAGGTCTGTGGTCCGATaagatcaagaagagagcCATTTTCAATATTTGCATCTCACTCGTGGGTATTGCCGGCTTCATCATGCTGATGGCGTCGACCAACCCTGGCGTGCAGTATGCTGGCACATTCCTGGGAGCACTGGGCATCTACCCATGTATCCCCATCACCATTGCCTGGGTCGCCAACAACGTCGAGGGTGTCTACAAGCGCGGCATCGTGCTGGGCTTCGTCATTGGATGGGGCAACATTAATGGTGTTGTGAGCAGCAACATCTACTTCCACGCTCCGCGCTACCTGGAGGGCCACGCTACCATCGTCGGCTACATGTTCATCGGCGTGTTTTGCGGTAGCATCTTGATGGCTACGCTGCTCAGCCGAGAGAACAAGAGGCGATTGAACGGTGAGCGAAACCACTGGATCGAGGGCAAGACGcaaaaggagattgaggcaCTGGGCGATATGCGCCCTGATTTCATGTACACCCTCTGA
- a CDS encoding common central domain of tyrosinase domain-containing protein, with the protein MLLQASVSALAFAAVSLAQGTTHIPVVGVPVASGAAVPLRQNINDLVKSGPQWDLYVQAMYNMSKLDSHDPYSFFQIAGIHGAPYIEYNKAGAKTGDGWVGYCPHGEDIFISWHRPYVLLFEQALVSIAKGIANGYPASVRATYQAAAASLRAPYWDWAADSTVPACTVPNTLKINVPNGSGTKSVDYTNPLRTFYYPHIAMSGSYGDFNGGGQDHTIRCPSPQQNYPNTANANLAARPYKSWIYDVLTNSQNFADFASTSGPGINVEQIHNAIHWDGACGNQFLAPDYSGFDPLFFMHHSNVDRMWAFWEAIMPNSPIFTASYKGQSRFNSKTGATITPNSPLQPFYQANGQFHTSNTVKSIQGMGYSYKGIEYWSKTQAQIKSGVTTIINQLYGPNSSGKREVRASDLIKTRYFAKISVNVTEIETRPCEINVYVAGQKAGSLIVMKLPAEGLVNGGFTVDNPIEGLLHGGGRNAVQAFSSDIEVEILTKDGQSIPLESVPSLAIDLETANVTLPSALDQLPKYGQRSRHRAKAAQRGRRFPIPTGLPGQ; encoded by the exons ATGTTATTGCAAGCTTCCGTCTCGGCGCTGGCTTTTGCCGCCGTTTCACTCGCACAGGGCACGACACACATCCCCGTCGTTGGTGTTCCCGTCGCTTCTGGTGCTGCTGTGCCGCTGAGACAAAATATTAATGACCTGGTCAAATCGGGACCGCAATg GGATCTCTACGTTCAGGCCATGTATAACATGTCCAAGCTGGATTCCCACGATCCTTACAGCTTCTTCCAGATTGCTG GCATCCACGGCGCACCGTACATTGAGTACAACAAGGCCGGAGCCAAGACCGGAGACGGCTGGGTTGGATACTGCCCTCACGGT GAggacatcttcatcagctgGCACCGCCCTTATGTTTTGCTCTTCGAG CAAGCTCTGGTCTCCATCGCCAAGGGCATCGCCAATGGATATCCCGCCTCAGTTCGCGCCACGTACCAGGCGGCTGCGGCCAGCCTGCGAGCCCCCTACTGGGACTGGGCTGCCGACAGCACCGTCCCTGCGTGCACCGTCCCCAACACGCTCAAGATCAACGTTCCCAACGGCAGCGGCACCAAGTCTGTTGATTACACCAACCCTCTTCGAACTTTCTACTACCCTCACATCGCCATGTCCGGTTCCTACGGCGACTTCAACGGCGGAGGCCAAGACCACACCATTCGCTGCCCTTCGCCTCAGCAGAACTACCCCAACACCGCCAACGCCAACCTGGCTGCTCGCCCTTACAAGTCCTGGATT TACGACGTTCTGACCAACTCTCAAAACTTTGCCGATTTCGCTTCCACCAGCGGACCTGGTATCAATGTTGAGCAGATCCACAATGCCATCCACTGGGACGGTGCTTGCGGTAACCAGTTCCTTGCTCCCGACTACTCTGGATTCGACCCTCTGTT CTTCATGCACCACTCCAACGTCGACCGCATGTGGGCTTTCTGGGAGGCCATCATGCCCAACTCGCCCATCTTCACTGCCTCCTACAAGGGTCAGTCCCGATTCAACAGCAAGACCGGAGCCACCATCACCCCCAACTCTCCCCTGCAGCCTTTCTACCAGGCCAACGGCCAGTTCCACACCTCCAACACCGTCAAGAGCATCCAGGGTATGGGTTACTCTTACAAGGGCATCGAGTACTGGTCCAAGACCCAGGCCCAGATCAAGTCCGgcgtcaccaccatcatcaaccagctgTACGGACCCAACTCCTCCGGCAAGCGTGAGGTCCGCGCCTCCGACCTCATCAAGACCCGTTACTTTGCCAAGATCTCCGTCAACGTCACCGAGATTGAGACTCGTCCTTGCGAAATCAACGTCTATGTCGCTGGCCAGAAGGCTGGCAGCTTGATCGTCATGAAGCTCCCTGCTGAGGGCTTGGTCAACGGTGGTTTCACCGTCGACAACCCCATCGAGGGCCTCCTGCACGGTGGCGGCCGCAACGCCGTCCAGGCCTTTTCCAGCGATATCGAAGTTGAGATTCTCACC AAAGACGGACAGAGCATTCCCCTCGAGAGCGTTCCCAGCCTTGCCATCGATCTCGAGACCGCCAACGTCACCCTGCCCAGCGCCCTCGACCAGCTCCCCAAGTACGGCCAGCGCTCAAGGCACCGTGCGAAGGCCGCCCAGCGCGGACGCCGCTTCCCTATTCCCACCGGCCTCCCCGGCCAGTAA
- a CDS encoding primase zinc finger domain-containing protein — MAHGPQEPEASWPPRSPHEALMSTPKGRERYREMMNQTSPSPSPSRSSSRAMASVMARSGALQEQMDDDDEDDDEETLQLKLQEIQARLKLKRLQKAKESAAQGRAAVRHSRSNSAAAVMQPQRAIRGTTPVSDNPRPSSQSKVVPASPVRKVQPMSDPKSPSRVLLGIDKGLRAKDISLKRAPSFRKTTSGDSAAQRGYLQRSKATSPSGTRSPEEEYRPLSFNERLASARSEEVSRAERQERISKLRTSAFEIGKEEMEEYKKNAVDIPDVPLQAPSFSRDEVLGKQKSVAPALQRTSTVSDLRTAAERDLNPPIAPLRRERQNSVANSVATSDASTEEQGAFEPYSSMHLSKRILPHRVVARHVSGKKVFNVKDLLREVKAPDFALPEVEEDIVVFAIVAKKSEPRAHKPAAGKNGQKAEDRGKYMVLTLVDLEYELDLFLFNSGFTRYWKLTEGTVVAILNPNVMPPPPGRQDTGRFSLVINSDEDTILEIGSARDLGFCQSIKKDGDMCRSWVNKKRTQYCEFHSNEAIRKQRSTRMEVNSSGFGGGGGGIRFKGKNPAEMFIPDKKKPNNYDWETKTHWYVAKGHTAADLIDGKDRDPSDRKDKAEFLRRNMEAKEKEREMMKKLGQVGGPTPPSSMSSSQQLFNTDDPFAEPAKPDAVTLGLLDRARDIHLSPVKRKRTGSSQPGSLTRSNSVNSSSTTYSRPSGLGWGGALKDKLSSMKDGEKLKPEQPPLRKKTRFVTEKGIREAGRESFGNLAEKNLADRQVLLQDDDDEDELVIVR, encoded by the exons ATGGCCCACG GACCGCAAGAGCCAGAAGCCTCTTGGCCGCCTCGATCGCCCCACGAAGCCCTCATGAGCACCCCTAAAGGTCGCGAGCGCTACCGAGAAATGATGAATCAGACCTCCCCCtcgccttctccatcccgcagcagcagcagggctaTGGCCTCGGTCATGGCGCGGTCCGGGGCGCTCCAGGAACagatggatgacgatgacgaagacgacgatgaggagacgcttcagctgaagctgcaagagATTCAGGCTCGCCtcaagctgaagaggctgcaaaaggccaaggagtcTGCCGCTCAGGGCAGGGCCGCTGTGAGGCATTCCCGCTCAAACTCGGCTGCAGCAGTCATGCAACCTCAACGCGCCATCCGTGGAACGACACCAGTGTCCGACAATCCCAGGCCTTCATCACAGAGCAAGGTGGTGCCTGCGTCTCCCGTCAGAAAAGTACAGCCAATGTCGGACCCAAAATCACCGAGTAGGGTTCTGCTGGGGATCGACAAGGGCTTGCGGGCAAAGGACATATCACTGAAACGCGCCCCAAGCTTTCGGAAAACAACAAGCGGCGATTCAGCCGCTCAGCGAGGCTATCTTCAGAGGTCCAAGGCCACCAGCCCGTCAGGAACAAGATCGCCTGAAGAAGAGTACCGGCCGCTCAGTTTCAATGAGCGACTGGCGTCGGCGAGGTCGGAAGAGGTGTCTCGCGCCGAGAGGCAAGAGAGGATATCAAAGTTGAGAACCAGTGCGTTTGAAATTGGCAaggaggaaatggaagagtATAAGAAAAATGCCGTTGATATTCCCGACGTGCCTTTGCAAGCCCCGTCTTTTAGCAGAGACGAGGTCTTGGGCAAGCAGAAATCAGTCGCCCCAGCGTTACAGCGGACCAGCACAGTATCTGATCTGCGTACCGCCGCAGAGAGGGACCTCAATCCTCCAATTGCACCATTGCGTCGAGAACGGCAGAACAGCGTGGCCAACAGTGTGGCCACCAGCGACGCTTCCACAGAGGAGCAGGGCGCGTTTGAGCCTTACTCCAGCATGCATCTCTCGAAACGCATACTACCTCATCGAGTTGTTGCAAGGCATGTGTCCGGCAAGAAGGTCTTTAATGTTAAGGATCTTTTGCGTGAGGTCAAGGCTCCGGACTTTGCCCTGCCAGAGGTCgaagaagacattgtcgTCTTTGCAATTGTGGCCAAGAAATCAGAGCCTCGAGCACACAAGCCTGCCGCGGGCAAGAACGGGCAGAAGGCGGAAGACCGTGGCAAATACATGGTGCTGACTCTGGTTGACCTGGAGTACGAACTCGATCTATTTCTATTCAACTCTGGGTTCACTAGATACTGGAAGCTTACTGAAGGCACCGTTGTCGCTATCCTCAACCCCAATGTGATGCCGCCACCTCCCGGAAGACAGGACACGGGGCGCTTCAGCCTGGTCATCAACTCTGACGAAGATACGATTCTTGAAATCGGATCAGCCCGCGATTTGGGCTTCTGCCAGTCAATCAAGAAGGATGGAGACATGTGCAGGTCTTGGGTGAACAAGAAACGCACCCAATACTGCGAGTTTCACTCCAACGAAGCCATCAGAAAACAACGATCAACACGCATGGAAGTGAACTCGAGCGggtttggtggtggtggtggtggcattCGTTTCAAGGGTAAAAACCCGGCAGAGATGTTTATACCGGacaaaaagaagcccaaCAACTACGACTGGGAAACAAAAACGCATTGGTATGTAGCAAAAGGACACACGGCCGCGGATCTTATTGACGGCAAGGACCGAGATCCTTCAGATCGaaaggacaaggcagaatTTCTACGACGAAACATggaagccaaagaaaaggaacgcgagatgatgaagaagctcgGCCAAGTCG GCGGCCCAACACCGCCCAGTAGCATGAGCTCGAGCCAACAGTTATTCAACACGGACGACCCCTTTGCCGAACCTGCAAAACCAGATGCAGTCACTCTCGGCCTCCTAGACAGGGCCCGAGACATTCACCTTAGCCCAGTCAAGAGGAAACGGACCGGCAGCTCTCAGCCCGGATCCCTTACCCGGAGTAACAGTGTCAATAGCAGTAGCACGACTTACAGCAGGCCATCTGGCCTTGGATGGGGCGGCGCGTTAAAGGACAAGCTATCGAGCatgaaagatggagagaaactCAAGCCAGAGCAGCCACCACTCAGGAAGAAGACGCGGTTTGTGACGGAAAAGGGCATCCGGGAGGCTGGTCGAGAGAGCTTTGGCAACCTGGCCGAGAAGAACCTGGCCGATCGACaagttcttcttcaagacgacgacgacgaagatgagtTGGTCATTGTGAGGTAG
- a CDS encoding RNase h2 complex component domain-containing protein has translation MARTRSTKPSAAAAATEDSQSSKSTSSITLVPHTGEPPKVFILPSKATPEARIVTLPNPRNSQPSRYLVCPETGIYEFTKVAAPKNVPRSWLIEAAPASNDAQVTMGSDLFVATAIDPLFLVLPALADAKASKGSDEPKRLFLSSDDHLDKLPQESSHLSEILRWDTTRQLIENRMGAVCDTVEAGDERMFRLNEKKLLDVVLQKAKRMSESGLPPSMEEKFVKKVLEAPLMHRVVRTTDGQVNSSNDSGTSTPQPDSATSQSTISTAETDASSVSQASTAATSVAGEQAEESIVSALEASPEIVKQQRLKTAFGFICASYVIPALADNLQRSLTGTDGPVDFSLLNDHLASLEKLRSETMAVRAQDYSRKRNLDEEEDEARMEKKRKLEEEKKKKASESRAVRELKKVNTSGMKKLSHFFQKK, from the coding sequence ATGGCTCGGACACGATCAACGAAGCCctcagcggcagcggcggcgacaGAAGATTCCCAATCCTCAAAATCAACATCCTCAATAACCCTCGTCCCCCACACCGGCGAACCCCCCAAGGTCTTCATTCTCCCCTCCAAAGCGACCCCCGAAGCTCGCATTGTCACGCTCCCCAACCCCCGAAACTCTCAGCCCTCGCGATATCTCGTGTGTCCCGAAACCGGCATCTACGAATTCACAAAAGTAGCGGCGCCAAAGAATGTACCACGAAGCTGGCTTATCGAAGCAGCCCCAGCATCCAATGACGCCCAGGTGACCATGGGATCAGACCTCTTCGTGGCAACCGCCATTGATCCCCTCTTCTTGGTTTTGCCCGCGTTGGCCGACGCAAAAGCATCAAAAGGATCAGATGAACCGAAGCGACTATTCTTGTCTAGTGACGATCACTTGGACAAGCTGCCGCAAGAGAGCTCGCACTTATCCGAGATTCTGCGCTGGGACACAACACGGCAATTGATAGAAAATCGGATGGGCGCAGTTTGCGATACGGTCGAGGCTGGGGATGAGCGCATGTTTAGGTtgaatgagaagaagctcctGGATGTCGTTctgcaaaaggccaagagaatGAGTGAGAGTGGTCTGCCGCCGAGTATGGAAGAAAAGTTTGTAAAAAAGGTTCTTGAAGCGCCGCTTATGCACAGAGTGGTGCGGACTACGGACGGCCAagtcaacagcagcaatgatTCTGGAACCTCTACCCCACAGCCCGATTCAGCAACATCTCAGTCTACAATATCAACTGCAGAGACTGATGCTTCGTCCGTGTCTCAAGCAAGCACCGCTGCGACATCTGTTGCTGGAGAGCAAGCAGAGGAGAGCATCGTCAGCGCTCTAGAAGCCTCGCCAGAAATCGTCAAGCAGCAAAGGTTAAAAACAGCCTTTGGGTTTATCTGCGCAAGCTATGTGATTCCAGCACTGGCGGATAATCTCCAGCGAAGCTTGACGGGGACAGACGGGCCGGTggatttctctctcttgaatGACCATCTCGCGAGCCTCGAAAAGCTGCGATCAGAAACCATGGCAGTGAGGGCACAGGATTATTCTCGCAAACGAAACctggatgaggaagaggacgaggctcgaatggagaagaagaggaagcttgaagaggagaagaagaaaaaggcaagTGAGAGTCGTGCAGTCCGAGAGCTGAAAAAGGTGAACACCAGTGGGATGAAGAAACTCAGTCACTTTTTCCAGAAAAAATAG
- a CDS encoding DASH complex subunit duo1 domain-containing protein, giving the protein MADHMDVDDDDADLWTSPVKNPPSERPKTPKSPRTPRTPKTPPHNDRQSEPLDREAMLKKELEGVRTINRVIEGVIGTLQRTGNNMDSVSRTVSNASSLLNTWTRILSQTEHNQRLILDPTWKGATNDLAEIEAEALRKQQEEARKAAEEEERKEELRRRREEEELRRKLPASASTRGTRGSTAGLRGARGRTRVATASSRMRSRSSSRIATSSGYAGSSTISASSSRGTSGIGRGLGTTRSRYNRAK; this is encoded by the exons ATGGCCGACCACATGGacgtcgatgatgatgatgcagacCTCTGGACATCGCCAGTGAAAAATCCCCCGTCAGAGCGTCCGAAAACTCCAAAATCTCCCAGAACACCTCGGACCCCAAAGACACCACCGCACAATGACCGCCAGTCCGAGCCGCTCGATCGAGAAGCAATGCTGAAAAAAGAGCTGGAGGGGGTGCGAACTATTAACCGAGTCATCGAGGGTGTTATTGGCACTCTGCAGCGGACAGGCAACAATATGGAT TCCGTCTCCAGAACCGTCTCGAATGCTTCCTCACTGCTCAATACCTGGACTCGCATCTTGTCCCAGACAGAACACAACCAACGCCTGATTCTCGACCCGACATGGAAAGGCGCAACAAACGATCTGGCTGAGATTGAGGCCGAGGCGTTGCGGAAACAACAGGAAGAGGCTCGCAAAGctgcagaggaagaggagcgcaaagaagagcttcgacggcggcgggaggaggaggaattaAGAAGAAAGTTGCCTGCCTCGGCTTCTACCCGGGGAACACGCGGCTCTACTGCCGGCCTTCGTGGAGCTCGCGGCCGAACCAGGGTAGCtacagcatcttcaaggaTGCGGTCAAGGTCATCGTCAAGGATAGCCACCAGCTCAGGCTATGCGGGAAGCAGCACCATATCAGCCTCAAGTAGCCGTGGCACCTCTGGCATAGGGAGAGGACTTGGAACGACTAGGAGTCGCTATAACAGAGCGAAATAG